A region of the Cucurbita pepo subsp. pepo cultivar mu-cu-16 chromosome LG14, ASM280686v2, whole genome shotgun sequence genome:
GGTATTCTGTCCTCTTTGAATGAATATGCTTCTTTTGTCGCCTCCAATGATGAAGCCTTCACTGACAAAGGAGACGAAATCAGCCGCTTTCCAATGAATTGGGACGGCGGAGACCTGCTGTTCTTCCTCTTGTTGGACGTGTTCTTAACAAAAGCTCCGCCACATAGCAGCTGATGGCAAAAAAGAGAAGCTGCTGCAATCGACTGAACCATCCTAACCAGTTGACTGGTTTAACACAACTAGAATCCGACCAAATTTATagttcaaaaacaaaaccaactCACCAGAATCATCCAAGTTTCagacagaaagaaaaacacagaACACCGAGCTGTCGTTTTtgacaaaaatagaaaaagaacaacacaacacaacacacaaTTCAAACCACTGCCACAAAcattcccaaaaaaaaacagatcAGAATCCACAAAACCCACTATTCCAAAACGGCAAAAGGGAACAGGGGCATGAAAAACATCTAAAAAGGGTCGATGGGTATCGCCCAAATCTCGAACAAAACGCAACCCACAACACAAATCAACCAAAAATCACTTCCAAATAGAGAACAAGAAGGAAGCAATTACCAAGAAGAATCCGGAATTGGATTCGATGATGATAAGGAAAGAGGGGTTTCTGGTTAGGGGTTAAATTGCGGAACACGAAAGGAAAGAATCTGTTTCTGTCTCACACAGGGAAGGGATTTAAGAAGGGGCAAAGAGTTTTGTGGTTAATATTCAGAATAGAGAgtaatgaatgaaagaaagaagaacacgGTGGCCATCTTCGTAAGGAGACTGGTCGCGCACGCCGACCAGTGCGACCGGCTGGAAGGCCGCGTGTCGGTCACCGTCTCGTTTCTTCTCCATTTGCCCtaatttttcctcttttattaCGTTTCTGCCACTGCCTTTCCGATAAGATTAAAGAACATTAATCATTATTATCCCATCTAGATTGTCGCCCTTAATCTCAATTTaaagatataatattattttcaaactacAATTTCcgaataaataggaaaaaattaaattcgtttttcaaaattactatATTACCCTTTTGGTCAACGTCATTTTGACTTCAAGCCtttatctaaattaaattaattttttaatgaaattttaagtcCTCAATTATTGATCAAATAGAtatgtgaattaaaaaataaacgaaaTTCATgacttaatttataattttataaattttattaaatttataattttaaaaggtcGTAAATTAGTTTagatattgaattaaaaattaaaaatttgaattgggttttaaataatgaattttaaaaagattatattttttttataaatataatatttaatatttaagaataaagtgatcaaaattgaatttgtgtatcaaatcaaaataaaactcaaaatggataatttaaatttatttttaaaaaaatatatattttttgattattaaagttttataGTACAATTATTTAAGATGCATTGTCCCATAAAGTTGgacaaaataaatatctataatatgaaaagtattatttattggtatttaaaattaaagtttaataatatttaaacgaTAATGTCGACTTATAAagcataaattattttctttttgataatttggaaacaaacataaatatttaaaaaagttttgaaaatgataattaaacattaaacatGAATCATAAGACCcaagaaaaaaggagaaaattaattaaacacgtGTGATAAATGCAACCTATAAGGATAGGGTTATGGTGGGGGGGGGGGCCCACATGTTGAGTTGGATTACTATTTGCCAGCTCATCAACAAAGAGGTAGCGTGAAAGTTTCAAACTCGTTgattgatatttaaaattgggATTTAgctgaattaataaaaataacattttgttttttttttaaataatatttcaataaataaattacatttttttaatttacaaaaatactcttcaagtatttatttattattttttttttgttaatgatattttataaaatttatgggtaATTTTAGACCGACGTTCCAGTCTATATCTTAATcataagagtatttttaatttttaaaataagtttatgggtatttttttagTGAGATCGACCCTTGTTGTcagctttttttttaacacataTGGTTCGTGAGAAAGACACGTGGaaagcctttttttttatcggatttatagatttattagacattataaatatttaaaaaataatttaaccatcatatttctaatataattttacattttttttttcttttaaaacacGCTTGAGatctcaataaaattttaagatttaagaaataaaaaatttaatatatttttttaataattttaatcgtaattaaaaaaaaggaaataagaaataaaatctaaaaacaaaGCTATTAGACAGGATTTGTTCTTCGCGCCGTTCGCTTCGTCTGGGTTTCCCGTTTCCGCCTTTGTCTCCGATTGTCACTTTTTTCAGTCTTTCTTCTTCGCGCCGTTCGCTTcgtctctctttctctctcaagaGTTCGTTGTTCGTCAAGGAATCATGCTGTAAGCTCATGAGTTGATTGAGCTGAATTTCTGTTCTTGACATGGCGAAGAGGAAGGGAAATACGAAGAAAGGAGCGTCTAACCCCACATCCGGTCCGCAAGATTCGATCACTATTAGACAGGAAATCACTGGGAAATTCAAACCCAAAGTCTCTAACAATGTCAAAACTTATTTGAATCATTTGGAAAACCTAGCGACTTGGGCTAGTGGGAAAGCCTCTATTCCTTCATTGGCTGCTTTCTTTGGGCAGCGCCTCGCTACTGCAGCAGAGTCCTTGGCGGTCGCTCCCGACGCTTCTTTGTTTACTTGTCAGAGGTCCGTATGTTTTCTGCCCTTTACATTCGTTTGGCTTTGCGCATCTAGATTTGTTGTTTTCGTAGTGTTTATACATGGGTAAGTCCATGAAGATCGATTGTATTTGGGATGGTTTAAATTTTCTGATTAGTTCTAAATGGCACCAATCTGATGTAAACGACATTTGAATATCGAGATTTGACGCAAATTTTGTTTAACTGCAAATTATGATGTGGAAGGGATAGGGTAAGGTGCTTGGAATTATGGCTGTATTGTGAGTGATTTTAGGGGTTCTGTTGTGCAATGTACCAGCAGTTTGTGGACGCTTTGGCTCTTCTAGCTTCTTATTACATACTTAGGTTTTCATATTTTGTCCTGGAGTTTGTATTGTAGCAAGGTTGGGAGTGTAAGCTTGTGAATTGTACTATCTTATTTGGGCATATGCCCTTTGGTGACAATCAGATAACCAAAGAGGCTTAAGTTTTGGGAACTCATGAAGGAAAAAGTCTTAATCAAGCTTCATAAATGGAGGTAATCATCCAAAGAGGGATGCTGGACTTTGTTTGTCGTAGTCCTAGTAAAATGCCTACCTTTTTTATGTGCATCTCGTGATGCTGAGGAAAATGAGGAACTTTCTTTGGAATGGTTCTTTAGAGAGAAAGCGCAGCGATCTAGTGAATAGGAAGGCAGTATCCTTGTCCTTTTTAAATGAAAGGTTCGGAATTGGAAACTTGAGACGAGGCGATGAAGCCCTTATGGAAAACTGGGTTTGGTATTGCTAAGGAGAACCTGGCTTAATCAAGCACAAAATAGTGCATAGAGTTTGGAGAGGATGCAAGAAGGAATGAGCCATGCACACACTGGAATATAACGACTAAGAGAAATCGTTCGAATGAAGAATTGAAGAGTTCCATGCTATTTTGAGACTGCTGGAAAACAGGGTTATTGGAGTGGATGAAATAAGCTGGAATAAGGTAGCTCTGGTGTTCTCATTCAAATCTCTAGCTTTGTCAGACAGAGAGTTCATGAGAGGTATAGAAATAGAGCTTTCAGAGGTAGTGTAAAAAAGAACATGCCACAAATAGATCAAAACGTTAGAGTGAATAGCCTGCCTAAGTGgtcttttttgttgtttttatttttttaggacGTTACAATAAAAACGTCCTATGGTGATCTTGAATCTGTATATGCTCATTATCCTAGGAAGAGTATAAAGGAACCAACCaccttttcttccatttctcatTTGTCGATTGAATTTGGAGCTCGTTAgtcattattataaaattttcggATGCCTTGGGGTTTTTCATTGATCTTTGAAGGCTTACATATCCCTTCTACTAATGGGGTCCGTCTCTGAAGGGAAAAACCAGGAAGCTATGGCCAGTGCAATCAAATCTGTTCTTTGGAGCCTGTggattgagaagaaaaaagaaagcattTAACATCGAGGCTAAAGACTGGTTTGAGGTGCATGAGTTTGTTTAGTTTCAttgtgtgagattccacgtcgattggagaggggaacgaaacattccttatatgagtgtggaaacctctcagatgcgttttaaaaacctggaagagaaacccgaaagagaaaaaccaaagaggacaatatttgctagtagtgagattgagttgttacaaatggtatcagagctagacacgggcggtgtgccagcgaggatgctgggccaccaaggggggtgaattgtgagatcccacgttggttagagaggggaacaaaccaTTCCTTAAAAgagagtggaaacctctccctagtagacacgttttaaaaacttaaaaccttgaggggatgcctgaaagggaaagaccaaagaggacaatatttgctagcggtgggcttgggctgttacaaatggtatcagagctagacaccgagtcatatgctagcgaggacgctgactctcaaggggggtggattgtgagatcccacattggttggtgaggggaacaaaatatttcttataagggtgtgaaaacctctacctagcatacgtgttttaaaaaccttgaagggaagcccgaaagagaaagcccaaagaagacaatatttactagcagtgggcttgggcttgggctgttacacattcttatttaatatttcatatttcctTAGATAGTGGGTTCAACAACTCTATTCCCCTTGTAGCTAATAATAATTGAGAGGTGGGTTTTTGTAGTAACTTCAACTAACACCTTAGCTATGATGACAGAATTCTCTTCTATCTCCTATCACTTCCATGGAACTCATAATCAAAAATGTTTGCACGTATCTCATTAGACAAGCCTGAGCATTATAATATGCTCATTGACGcttattgttaaatttttaccCTTACTTCGGAAAAAGAAACCTACTGATGTTTTAATTCAATGAATGGAGTGGGCAATCAACTCGAACCATATAGCAGTTTCATGTTAAGGACTTTTATCATGTCACATTTGAatgttgtctgctttggctACAAAACTAGCCAATCTTACCTGCTCTATTATATTGCATTCAGGTGTGAAACGATTCTTCAACCTGGCTCTAACTGTTCTATACGAATAGAGAAGAATAACACCAAGAGACGTCGAAGACAGAAGAAATGTAGTAATTCGACACAGAACAATGTGGCGTATTATTGCCACCACTGCTCGTGTAGGAACATAAAGAGAGGAACTCCCAAAGGCCATATGAAAGTGCTATACGACGCAGCGTTTGAAAGAAGGGTGAAGCCTGTGGATGTCAAGGATGGTCAAGAATGTGAGACATCTGCAGTGGAGAAGCCAACTGAGATTCTTACCATTGATGCTCCTAAAATTCCTGATGCTTCTGCAATTCCTCCTCCAACTGGGGACATCACTGCTCTTGATAACCCTGCAATTCAGCTTCGAACCAAGGCCATTCTTAATATTAATTCTCCAGCAACTCCATCCACCCTGAGCGTAACGACTTTGTCGAAATCGCAGAAACAGGAAATGACGACATTATCTGAGAAACATATAGGACACGAGATTAGAACAGACAAGGAGAAGAAAACTGGGGCTGTTCCTACTGTTGATACACCCGCCACCCCTTCCACCTCGACCGGAGTGACTCTGTTGGAttcgaagaagagaaagaggaacAAGCCATCGTCTAAGAATCAAACTGATCCCGGAAGTTGCTCTGCTCCAACAGCAGATGGGGATAGAAGTGAAGGCACATCCAAAAGGAATCGTAAAAGAAAATCATGGACAAGTTTGAAGGAAGTTGCTCGGACGAATGAACAGAgtggtaaacaaaaaaacatggCTGAATTGGCAATTCCATTCTCCTTGTATTAAGGCACTGATTTAATGAATGTTTGTGTGAGGAATTGATTCTATTTTATACCTTCTCTTTCAGCATTTCTTTGGTTTTCAAGTGGGATGATTTGAATTTGCCATTGTAGACTGATTGAGGGTAGATcttcgaattagggttttagcTCGATTATAAAAAGTACCCGTTTGAAAATTACTCCTATTCTTTTTGAAATTGTAATACATTTGACGATTCATAAACGTTTCAACTTATAGTAGAAATTCATTTGGCTGTTTACGGACTAGTTATTGAGATCTGAAGcatgttttaagatgaattTGGGAGCCATTagagttataatttttttcaatccaaTTTCATCCTTTAATATTACTTAGTTTTTCAGACTTTATGGATTAGAATTAAGGAGACAAATGGAATACTTTATGATcgattttcattatatttcaCTAATTTCCTAAACGAGGCGTAGGTCGGAAAACATCGAGAAATGGAGCAATCCCCATCGGATTCTTCGACGAGCATCGAACCCGGACGTCAGATTCCGGCGACATCCCCAAATTCGGCCATTCCCGAGACGCCCActtgttctgttcttgagGACTGCACCAGACCCAGATCTTCGTTGAGCCATACCGAGATTTTCAAAGCCATTGATGTCGTCGAGAAGGACTCTCTCGCCATTGCCGAGAGCTTTACCTCTCTCTTCGCTTCCCTGCGTTCGACTCTCTCCGAGGTCTCATAGTTTTTGcatccttcttcttttacgccccattttcattttgcttTAATATGTTGAAGATCGGATGAAtgagttttgagttttgagtttGAGTACTTCACCAGATTTGATTATTACTGGACGAACCTGATTTTATCCCCTTTAATAATGACTGGAATTTACCACTCTAGCATGAATTTCTGGAGCAATGATTCTGGGTTTCCTCTTGTCAAGCAGTTTATCTGAGTGGAAATAGTATAATCTTGTAGGTCACCAGCAACTCTATTGATCATATGCATTGCTTCAACGATGCTGCAGGCCGCCTTCAAGAATCTGGTAAGTCAACATAGTAATGATTTTGATTCACAGGAATGGCTGAGTATGATGGCAGTTTAGATGTGTCATTGTCTACTACTGTTACTACTAAACTGATTACATTCATGGGTACTTCTTCCTGTATGAATCAAAATTCTATCTGTTTATCTTTATgttctgtgagatcccacatcggtcggagaggggaacgaaacattccttataaggatgtggaaacctcttcctagcagacgtgttttaaaaccatgaggctaacggcgatgtgtaacgggccaaagcagacaatgtctgctaatagtagacttgggctattacatgtCCATTATTCTGTTCTAGAATCTGTGTTATGTGATCGGCCTTTGTGCCAGTTTTTGTACTAAATTTGGAAAGAGATTAGTTGCAATCAGTTCTCTCCCATACTACTAACAAAGACCTTGTTTTTCATCTGATGGTCTTTGACATGAGTTCTCTTCTATTCTTTCAACCTTGTAGTGCTTGATGCGGCAACAAAGGGTAATCGATACATAAATTCTTCCTTGAGGTATGCTTCAATGTCTTCTGGTATCTCCTTTGCTCTATAGGTTTCAATTTCTTTGCTGTCAGTATTTTCTATGACTaataacttaaatattttactcaTTTGTCAAAATGTGATTGCTCTGTGAATGTTGTAGCTTTTTACAACCTGCTGCATAAAATGATACATGAAAATTCTTGAACCAAGTTCTAGTAGGAGATTAGATTGAAACACgcacataaaaaaaagtttctttATTGTTAAAAGATTCTATCCCAAGGGTccaaaattatagtttaatcTAAAAGAGGTtgtttgtaacggctcaagcccaccgctagcagatattgtctctttgggctttcccttaagatttttaaaacacgtctgctagggaaaggtttccacacccttataaagaatgtttcgttcccctctccaactgatgtgggatctcacaatgtaccccctttgggacccagcgtcctcgctaacacacgttcccctctccaatcgatgtgggaccccaatctaccccccttcgggacccaacgtccttgttagcacaccgcctcgtgttcactcccttcgggacccaacgtccttgttgttACTCTTTTGCTTGCATATATAACACATCTTTCAAAACCTCTtcttcgaaaatctctctctgccctcattttctaaaaccttcttcttaaaccgaggtcaaaggctcgagcatacgtcgcttagCCATAAGTGAcgtaagaacaaattggcttagctcacttgtggTTGGGAAGTGAGTGCcacacaatcgcaagtccgctgccatcaaaagtaCGATTGTGACACCAGGCACCTAAATAATTGTGGATATAACTGTTACTTGGTAGTCTTCTgcaaaaattattaagaaatgaaagaacagcataaaagttttgagagatatttattaatgtaatgATAAAAACTACAACTTAGGCGCTTTGAGAAACTATTTGGTGTATCTCTGTGATAATGAGGATGGGAAGTGAGTGCcacacaatcgcaagtccgctgccatcaaaagtaCGATTGTGACACCAGGCACCTAAATAATTGTGGATATAACTGTTACTTGGTAGTCTTCTgcaaaaattattaagaaatgaaagaacagcataaaagttttgagagatatttattaatgtaatgATAAAAACTACAACTTAGGCGCTTTGAGAAACTATTTGGTGTATCTCTGTGATAATGAGGAGTAAGTCCTCTTGATGAGTCCTCTGTTAGTTTGATTGTGTTCATAGTTTTTTTAGTGTGAAATTATATAGTTCTTCAATAGATGTTGGATGGCTGTCCCTGACTACAAATCTGCATAGCTATCACATAGAACTCTCTTTAATGTGATCCGAAGGGAACATAAGATTTAGAAAAGTTTAGTATATTGGCAGAGTTGTGTTTGTACTATCAATGATTGATCATAAGTTAGTAGAAATCAAATCAATGTGTCTTTTTACTTGTATTAATTATGACTCCGACTATGTTGTTTCACAAGTGAAGTTagtcaatgtgagatcccacatcggttggggaggagaacgaagcattccttataagggtgtggaaacctctccctaacaaatgcgttttaaaaaccttgaggggaaaatcaaaagggaaaggccaaagaggacagtatctattagcggtgggcttggattgttacaagtagtattagagccagacaccaggcgatgtgccaacgaagaggttgagccccaaagaggggtggacacgaggcggtgtgccagcaaggacactgggtctcgaagaggggtggattagggggttccacattgattggagaagggaacaagtgtcagcaaggacgctgagtcccgaacgggggtggattgtaagatcccacatcggttggggaggagaacaaagcattccttataaaggtgtggaaccCTCTCCCTCACAAACGcgctttaaaaaccttgaggggaaactcaaaaaggaaaggccaaagaggacagtatctattagcggtgggcttggattgttacaaatagtattagagccagacaccggatgatgtgccaacaatgaggctgagccccgaagaggggtggacacgagggggtgtgccagcaaggacgctgggtctcgaagaggggtggattaaggggtcccacattgattggagaaagaaacgagtgccagcgaggatgctgggccctgaagggggtggattgtgatatcccacattagttggggaggagaacgaaacaccctttataagggtgtggaaaccttttcctagcagacgcgtttttggtaaaaactcaaagagaacagtatctgctagtggtgggcttgaacaGTCAACTAATGGAATTAGTCTAGTTCATCTGTATGATTCAAAATCATTAAGATCTCTTATAAATTTCAAGTCCATTCGCCCTTAATTTCCATTATACATATCTTTATACTATCTGATAATGATTAGTAAATCACAATTTCACATCTTAAAGATAATCATATGGCCGATGCTGTAACTTTGGACTgtattttgttgtgttttcaGATTGAATCAGGAAATGAAAGGCATGGACAATCTAGCTGCTCAGCTGTATCCTTTCTATTTCATGCCTAGTAGACCATTTTAATGCTTTAGCTCTTTAGAATTGGGAACCTGAGCATACTAATACTTCTTTATCTGATATCTAAGTCCTCTGCATTACCCATTTCCTTAATTCTTGGTTAGAAAGATTTTGAGGAAGAATGTTGATGAACTAGACTTGGCTGTGAACAAGCTCCTAAATTTTCCATGAGGCTTGGCTTGGTCGTAGTTCTTGCAAGCTCGAGGATTATCGTTTCAGTAGAGAGCGAGAACACGGTTCATGTCGAAGAAGTCACTAGGCAGCTAGAATACAGTAcatgaagcaaaaaaaaaaaaaaaaaaaaaaaaaaaaaaaaaaaNTGCATAGCTTCCTTCACATTTTACTTTAGGAAGCATCTCATTGCATGGTTGATGTACTTATGGGGATATGAATAAGCTTACTGGATTCAATAATCAGtgtctcttttctttacaGGAGGTTATTCAGCTTTTGAAAATTGCCCATCTTGCATATTTTTTACTGTGGTGTTTTATTTGAGATCACTGTGGTGTTTTATTTGAGATCGAATGTGATGTAACATATTGgtcggggaggagaatgaaacaccctttataagggtgtggaaacctttccttagcagacgcgttttaaagcctgagaggaaaagcccaaagaagacaatatctactagtgttaggcttgggccattacatcATGAACGTATAAATTTGTGTCTATTTGGTCTCTGAATGgtaaaataatgtttaataagtcgttaaacttttaattcttttccaataggacttaaattttttaattttatgtcatttgccaattttaaaatttacgaaCTTACTAGacacaaattttgatttagaaagattattagatatttttatagttcaaatttagatataaaatagaaaagtgcaaaagttttttaaagttaaaaaatcaagtaaaaaaaaaaaaaaaactaaatgattATAATCAAAGTGTCAAACTGTCGAGTCTAGATCTCTTCCAACCATGTGGGTGAAAGGATAGTTCCAAGAACATGGGAAAGGAGGAAACCAAACGACAATAAATGTCTTAATCAAAAACCAAGGCTTGTTTTTGCAGTACTAGGAGCAACCAAAGTACTGTTTTACAATGTTGTCTTGGCTGCAATTAATAAGTTAGGTCAAAGTGGCACTAAAATCAGCCATCAAtatttcaacaattaattttagaCTTTGAAACATTATATTTCATCTAAAAATACTTCTTCGGATTGGATGtcatgaaaattcaaatttctatagaaaatctataattattgacCAAATTCCTAAATGTCAACTAAAAAACGGGTTTAGACTCAAAATTGAGAACCTCCAACTATAGATAGAAAAATTCTCATATGAAAAACGATGATTCTCGATCCTAATATTATGTTAAGCATACcatcaaataaaatcaatctAAAATACGGAGAGAAGATCAAGAAATGAACCCATTTGATCCGCTCTTAGCCactaaagttttgatttttttggctCACAAATAGACTGAAAAATCAGTGAAACCAATCAGAAACAACTATAGATAGAGAAATTTTCATATGAAAAACATGATTCTCGATCTTAATATTATGTTAAGCAGACcatcaaataaaatcaatctAAAACACGgataaaaaatcaagaaatcaaCTTATTTGCCTCCCTACTCTTAGtcactaaaattttgatttttttggctCACCCATAATCATAAACAACTAACCCAGTTGTAATTCATGATAAATTTTCCAAATCACAGTTTTATTCAGAGAAAGATTGCTAATGATGAACCACCCAAAGAAAATAGCCATCTACCACAAGAAGATGGcaaaattgtaatttcataGTCTAAAAAAACcttgatttcttttcaaaagaGGGTTTattctaaaag
Encoded here:
- the LOC111810649 gene encoding uncharacterized protein LOC111810649, which gives rise to MAKRKGNTKKGASNPTSGPQDSITIRQEITGKFKPKVSNNVKTYLNHLENLATWASGKASIPSLAAFFGQRLATAAESLAVAPDASLFTCQRCETILQPGSNCSIRIEKNNTKRRRRQKKCSNSTQNNVAYYCHHCSCRNIKRGTPKGHMKVLYDAAFERRVKPVDVKDGQECETSAVEKPTEILTIDAPKIPDASAIPPPTGDITALDNPAIQLRTKAILNINSPATPSTLSVTTLSKSQKQEMTTLSEKHIGHEIRTDKEKKTGAVPTVDTPATPSTSTGVTLLDSKKRKRNKPSSKNQTDPGSCSAPTADGDRSEGTSKRNRKRKSWTSLKEVARTNEQSGKQKNMAELAIPFSLY
- the LOC111810650 gene encoding uncharacterized protein LOC111810650, with protein sequence MEQSPSDSSTSIEPGRQIPATSPNSAIPETPTCSVLEDCTRPRSSLSHTEIFKAIDVVEKDSLAIAESFTSLFASLRSTLSEVTSNSIDHMHCFNDAAGRLQESVLDAATKGNRYINSSLRLNQEMKGMDNLAAQLKILRKNVDELDLAVNKLLNFP